One window of the Misgurnus anguillicaudatus chromosome 8, ASM2758022v2, whole genome shotgun sequence genome contains the following:
- the ptgis gene encoding prostacyclin synthase → MMFWTAALLLLGLVVLLVYSRRRSRRNEPPLDNGVIPWLGHALEFGKDAAKFLTRMKQKHGDIFTVHVAGKYVTVLLDSNSYNTVLSDDVSLDATGYAKLLMKKIFDLDLPNHSPESERRRAQIHFQGTGLTKLRTSMHSNLQSLLTSSETGLSTPEWNKDGLFHFCYSLLFKAAYLTVFGTENNSEELTEIYEEFRRFDKLLPKLARGTQSKEETKVANSARQRLWEILTPSSIKGDAKQESWLQSYIRHLQDEGLDTETQRKAMLLQLWVTQGNAGPAAFWVVGFLLTHPEALRAVREEIKAVQHLPSGERHTPVFDSVLKETLRLTAAALITREVMRDTKIRLSNGQDYHLRQGDRLCVFPFLSPQMDPQIHQQPEMFIFERFLTENKTEKKEFLKEGRKVKYPIMPWGTGENICPGRDFAVSAIKEFVFTILTRFDLELCDKNAVMPSVDTSRYGFGMLQPSGDLKIRYRAKS, encoded by the exons ATGATGTTCTGGACTGCTGCTCTTCTGCTGTTGGGACTCGTTGTTTTGTTGGTGTACTCGAGACGCAGAAG CCGAAGAAATGAACCTCCTCTTGACAACGGTGTAATCCCATGGCTTGGCCATGCACTTGAGTTTGGAAAAGATGCTGCTAAATTCCTGACACGGATGAAACAGAAACATGGAGACATATTTACA GTTCATGTGGCTGGAAAATACGTCACTGTGCTGTTGGACTCAAACAGTTATAATACTGTCCTGTCAGACGACGTCTCTCTGGACGCCACCGGCTACGCTAAGCTCCTGATGAAGAAGATCTTCGACCTTGATCTGCCCAATCACAGCCCAGAGTCTGAAAGGAGGAGAGcacaaat ACATTTTCAGGGGACCGGTCTAACCAAACTGCGCACCTCAATGCACAGCAACCTCCAGTCGCTCTTGACCTCTTCAGAAACAGGCCTTAGTACACCTGAGTGGAACAAAGATGGACTCTTTCATTTTTGTTACAGCCTGCTGTTCAA GGCTGCTTATCTCACTGTTTTTGGCACAGAGAACAATAGTGAAGAACTGACAGAAATTTACGAGGAGTTCCGCCGGTTTGACAAGCTTTTGCCTAAACTAGCAAGAGGCACCCAGAGCAAAG AGGAAACAAAAGTGGCAAATTCGGCACGGCAGAGGCTTTGGGAAATCTTAACTCCATCCAGCATAAAAGGAGATGCAAAGCAGGAGTCGTGGTTGCAGAGTTACATACGTCATCTTCAGGATGAAGGCCTGGACACTGAGACTCAGAGGAAAGCCATGCTACTTCAGCTATGGGTCACACAAGGAA ACGCTGGACCAGCGGCATTCTGGGTAGTGGGCTTCTTACTTACCCACCCTGAAGCTCTAAGGGCAGTGAGAGAGGAAATTAAAGCTGTACAGCATCTTCCTTCAGGAGAGAGACACACTCCAGTCTTTG ATAGTGTTCTTAAAGAGACACTGCGCCTAACTGCAGCCGCACTCATCACTAGAGAAGTGATGCGAGATACGAAGATTCGTTTAAGCAACGGTCAAGATTACCATCTCAGACAGGGCGACCGGCTCTGTGTTTTTCCCTTCCTCAGCCCTCAGATGGACCCACAGATCCACCAACAGCCAGAG ATGTTCATATTTGAACGCTTTCTTACTGAAAATAAGACGGAGAAAAAGGAATTCCTCAAGGAGGGAAGAAAAGTGAAGTATCCCATCATGCCATGGGGCACAGGAGAAAACATCTGTCCAGGACGCGATTTCGCAGTTAGTGCCATTAAAGA GTTTGTGTTCACAATCCTCACTCGATTTGACCTGGAATTGTGTGACAAGAACGCCGTCATGCCGTCCGTAGACACCAGCAGATATGGCTTTGGTATGCTACAACCAAGTGGAGATCTCAAGATTCGCTACAGAGCAAAATCTTAA